A single genomic interval of Primulina huaijiensis isolate GDHJ02 chromosome 7, ASM1229523v2, whole genome shotgun sequence harbors:
- the LOC140980611 gene encoding tubulin alpha-1 chain isoform X2, translating to MREIISIHIGQAGIQVGNSCWELYCLEHDIHPDGMMPSDTTVGVAHDAFNTFFSETGSGKHVPRAIFVDLEPTVIDEVRTGTYRQLFHPEQLISGKEDAANNFARGHYTVGKEIVDLCLDRVRKLADNCTGLQGFLVFNAVGGGTGSGLGSLLLERLSVDYGKKSKLGFTIYPSPQVSTAVVEPYNSVLSTHSLLEHTDVVVMLDNEAIYDICRRSLDIERPTYTNLNRLISQIISSLTTSLRFDGAINVDVTEFQTNLVPYPRIHFMLSSYAPVISAEKAYHEQLSVPEITNAVFEPSSMMAKCDPRHGKYMACCLMYRGDVVPKDVNAAVATIKTKRTVQFVDWCPTGFKCGINYQPPAVVPGGDLAKVQRAVCMISNNTAVAEVKVSSAKLVRIWLLSKKIMKKLAPKVQMMKRRKVKIISWLAGILMFVESLSLAVG from the exons ATGAGGGAGATTATCAGCATACACATCGGGCAAGCGGGGATTCAGGTTGGGAATTCGTGTTGGGAGCTGTATTGCCTCGAGCATGACATCCATCCAGATGGGATGATGCCCAG TGACACCACGGTGGGTGTGGCCCATGATGCATTCAACACCTTCTTTAGTGAAACTGGCTCAGGAAAGCACGTCCCAAGAGCTATCTTTGTTGATCTTGAACCTACTGTCATTGACGAAGTCAGGACAGGGACCTATCGCCAGCTTTTTCACCCAGAACAGCTTATCTCCGGTAAAGAAGATGCTGCCAACAACTTTGCCAGAGGACATTATACAG TGGGGAAAGAGATTGTTGATCTATGCTTGGATAGGGTGAGGAAGTTGGCTGATAACTGCACCGGGCTGCAAGGATTTTTAGTTTTTAACGCAGTAGGTGGTGGTACTGGTTCTGGTTTGGGTTCTTTGCTGTTGGAACGATTGTCTGTAGACTATGGGAAGAAATCAAAGCTCGGTTTCACTATTTATCCTTCTCCTCAG GTCTCCACTGCTGTTGTTGAGCCTTACAACAGTGTTCTCTCAACTCATTCCCTTCTTGAGCATACAGATGTTGTTGTGATGCTGGACAATGAAGCCATTTATGACATCTGCAGAAGGTCTTTAGATATTGAGAGGCCTACATACACCAATTTGAACCGTTTGATTTCTCAAATCATATCATCCCTCACTACTTCTCTACGATTTGATGGAGCCATCAACGTTGATGTTACAGAATTCCAGACCAACCTTGTACCATATCCCCGTATCCATTTCATGCTCTCATCATATGCCCCCGTTATCTCAGCTGAGAAAGCATACCATGAGCAGCTATCAGTCCCTGAGATTACAAATGCAGTCTTTGAACCCTCAAGTATGATGGCGAAATGTGATCCTAGACATGGGAAGTACATGGCTTGTTGCTTGATGTACCGTGGTGATGTTGTTCCCAAGGATGTCAATGCCGCAGTTGCTACCATCAAAACTAAACGAACTGTTCAGTTTGTTGACTG GTGCCCAACTGGCTTCAAGTGTGGCATCAACTATCAACCTCCAGCGGTCGTACCCGGAGGTGATCTTGCCAAGGTGCAGCGAGCAGTGTGCATGATCAGCAACAACACCGCAGTGGCCGAAGT GAAGGTGAGTTCAGCGAAGCTCGTGAGGATCTGGCTGCTCTCGAAAAAGATTATGAAGAAGTTGGCGCCGAAGGTGCAGATGATGAAGAGGAGGAAGGTGAAGATTATTAGTTGGTTGGCTGGCATATTAATGTTCGTTGAATCATTATCACTAGCTGTTGGCTAG
- the LOC140980611 gene encoding tubulin alpha-5 chain isoform X1: protein MREIISIHIGQAGIQVGNSCWELYCLEHDIHPDGMMPSDTTVGVAHDAFNTFFSETGSGKHVPRAIFVDLEPTVIDEVRTGTYRQLFHPEQLISGKEDAANNFARGHYTVGKEIVDLCLDRVRKLADNCTGLQGFLVFNAVGGGTGSGLGSLLLERLSVDYGKKSKLGFTIYPSPQVSTAVVEPYNSVLSTHSLLEHTDVVVMLDNEAIYDICRRSLDIERPTYTNLNRLISQIISSLTTSLRFDGAINVDVTEFQTNLVPYPRIHFMLSSYAPVISAEKAYHEQLSVPEITNAVFEPSSMMAKCDPRHGKYMACCLMYRGDVVPKDVNAAVATIKTKRTVQFVDWCPTGFKCGINYQPPAVVPGGDLAKVQRAVCMISNNTAVAEVFSRIDIKFDLMYSKRAFVHWYVGEGMEEGEFSEAREDLAALEKDYEEVGAEGADDEEEEGEDY from the exons ATGAGGGAGATTATCAGCATACACATCGGGCAAGCGGGGATTCAGGTTGGGAATTCGTGTTGGGAGCTGTATTGCCTCGAGCATGACATCCATCCAGATGGGATGATGCCCAG TGACACCACGGTGGGTGTGGCCCATGATGCATTCAACACCTTCTTTAGTGAAACTGGCTCAGGAAAGCACGTCCCAAGAGCTATCTTTGTTGATCTTGAACCTACTGTCATTGACGAAGTCAGGACAGGGACCTATCGCCAGCTTTTTCACCCAGAACAGCTTATCTCCGGTAAAGAAGATGCTGCCAACAACTTTGCCAGAGGACATTATACAG TGGGGAAAGAGATTGTTGATCTATGCTTGGATAGGGTGAGGAAGTTGGCTGATAACTGCACCGGGCTGCAAGGATTTTTAGTTTTTAACGCAGTAGGTGGTGGTACTGGTTCTGGTTTGGGTTCTTTGCTGTTGGAACGATTGTCTGTAGACTATGGGAAGAAATCAAAGCTCGGTTTCACTATTTATCCTTCTCCTCAG GTCTCCACTGCTGTTGTTGAGCCTTACAACAGTGTTCTCTCAACTCATTCCCTTCTTGAGCATACAGATGTTGTTGTGATGCTGGACAATGAAGCCATTTATGACATCTGCAGAAGGTCTTTAGATATTGAGAGGCCTACATACACCAATTTGAACCGTTTGATTTCTCAAATCATATCATCCCTCACTACTTCTCTACGATTTGATGGAGCCATCAACGTTGATGTTACAGAATTCCAGACCAACCTTGTACCATATCCCCGTATCCATTTCATGCTCTCATCATATGCCCCCGTTATCTCAGCTGAGAAAGCATACCATGAGCAGCTATCAGTCCCTGAGATTACAAATGCAGTCTTTGAACCCTCAAGTATGATGGCGAAATGTGATCCTAGACATGGGAAGTACATGGCTTGTTGCTTGATGTACCGTGGTGATGTTGTTCCCAAGGATGTCAATGCCGCAGTTGCTACCATCAAAACTAAACGAACTGTTCAGTTTGTTGACTG GTGCCCAACTGGCTTCAAGTGTGGCATCAACTATCAACCTCCAGCGGTCGTACCCGGAGGTGATCTTGCCAAGGTGCAGCGAGCAGTGTGCATGATCAGCAACAACACCGCAGTGGCCGAAGTGTTTTCACGCATTGACATCAAATTTGATCTCATGTATTCCAAGAGAGCATTTGTTCACTGGTATGTGGGCGAAGGAATGGAGGAAGGTGAGTTCAGCGAAGCTCGTGAGGATCTGGCTGCTCTCGAAAAAGATTATGAAGAAGTTGGCGCCGAAGGTGCAGATGATGAAGAGGAGGAAGGTGAAGATTATTAG